A portion of the Bacteroidota bacterium genome contains these proteins:
- the ybeY gene encoding rRNA maturation RNase YbeY, with amino-acid sequence MKNISIDFHSQITSFILKKKTLIKQWIINTLSNENKTASQISFIFCDDQYLLNLNKEYLKHDTFTDIITFDYSEKGIISGDIFISIERVKENAEKFETDFETEFKRVLIHGVLHLCGYKDKSKQDKLLMRNKENFYLEQYSPVKK; translated from the coding sequence ATGAAAAACATAAGTATAGATTTTCATTCTCAAATCACTTCTTTTATCCTTAAGAAAAAGACCTTAATTAAACAATGGATTATAAACACTTTGTCAAATGAAAATAAAACAGCATCTCAAATAAGTTTTATTTTTTGTGATGATCAATACCTTTTAAATCTGAACAAGGAATATTTGAAACACGATACTTTTACAGATATAATTACATTTGACTATTCTGAAAAAGGCATTATTTCCGGTGATATTTTTATTAGTATTGAACGTGTTAAAGAAAATGCAGAAAAATTTGAGACAGACTTCGAAACTGAATTTAAAAGGGTTCTAATTCATGGAGTTCTCCATTTATGCGGCTATAAAGACAAATCAAAACAGGATAAATTGCTGATGAGAAACAAAGAAAACTTTTACCTTGAACAGTATAGTCCTGTAAAAAAGTGA
- the mnmG gene encoding tRNA uridine-5-carboxymethylaminomethyl(34) synthesis enzyme MnmG, protein MFKEYDVIVVGAGHAGCEAAASAANLGSKVLLITMNMQNIAQMSCNPAMGGIAKGQIVREIDALGGYSGIVSDKSAIQFRMLNSSKGPAMWSPRSQNDRMLFAQEWRIMLEQTCNVDFWQDMVSSILVKDNKACGVITSMGLEIKSKAVVLTNGTFLNGVIHIGDKQFGGGRTGEKAATGITEQLVNLGFESGRMKTGTPPRLDGRSLDYSKMEEQAGDEKPGKFSFTDTLYLKKQKSCFITYTNEQVHDVLKTGFEKSPMFQGRIQGLGPRYCPSIEDKITRFAERIRHQIFVEPEGWNTIEIYVNGFSTSLPEDVQQKALRLIPGFENVKMFRPGYAIEYDYFPPMQLDLTLQTKIVANLYFAGQINGTTGYEEAACQGLMAGINAHLKVAEKEPFILKRSEAYIGVLIDDLVTKGTDEPYRMFTSRAEYRILLRQDNADIRLTPKGHQLGLASAERMKAVEEKIKESSEIIHYIKKESISPEEMNPQLQLKNSVPLTQKVKMFGVLARPQIELSDFIKSSVKVSDFFSKYNTHSIEQAEILMKYEGYIGKENEMAEKHTRLEEVLLHEDFNYHQLTSLSNEAREKFSKIKPRTIGQASRISGISPSDISILIVYLGR, encoded by the coding sequence ATGTTTAAAGAATATGATGTAATTGTTGTGGGTGCTGGCCATGCTGGCTGTGAAGCCGCTGCTTCTGCTGCCAACCTGGGATCAAAAGTGCTGCTTATCACTATGAATATGCAGAACATCGCTCAAATGTCATGTAATCCTGCTATGGGCGGAATTGCAAAGGGACAAATTGTGCGAGAAATAGATGCTTTGGGTGGTTATTCAGGAATAGTAAGTGATAAATCTGCTATACAGTTCAGAATGCTTAATAGTTCCAAAGGACCTGCTATGTGGAGTCCCAGGTCACAGAACGACAGGATGCTTTTTGCCCAGGAATGGAGAATTATGCTTGAACAAACCTGCAATGTTGATTTTTGGCAGGACATGGTGAGTAGTATTCTTGTAAAAGACAATAAAGCTTGTGGAGTGATAACTTCCATGGGTTTGGAAATTAAATCAAAGGCGGTTGTCCTTACCAATGGAACTTTTCTTAATGGAGTAATTCATATTGGCGACAAACAATTTGGGGGAGGAAGAACAGGTGAAAAGGCAGCCACAGGAATAACCGAACAATTGGTAAATTTAGGCTTTGAAAGTGGAAGAATGAAAACAGGAACTCCTCCCAGATTGGATGGCCGTTCTCTGGATTATTCAAAAATGGAAGAACAAGCTGGAGATGAAAAACCAGGCAAGTTTTCTTTTACCGATACACTCTATTTGAAAAAGCAGAAAAGCTGTTTTATTACCTATACGAATGAGCAAGTTCATGATGTTTTAAAAACAGGATTTGAAAAATCTCCAATGTTCCAAGGAAGAATACAGGGCCTGGGCCCAAGATATTGTCCATCAATTGAAGATAAAATAACGCGTTTTGCTGAACGTATAAGGCACCAGATTTTTGTAGAGCCGGAAGGATGGAACACCATTGAAATATATGTAAATGGATTTTCCACTTCGCTTCCTGAAGATGTGCAGCAAAAAGCCCTGCGCTTGATTCCAGGCTTTGAAAATGTAAAAATGTTCAGGCCAGGTTATGCAATTGAATACGATTACTTCCCTCCTATGCAATTAGACCTTACTTTACAAACCAAAATTGTAGCTAACTTATATTTTGCAGGCCAAATAAATGGGACTACAGGATATGAAGAAGCGGCATGCCAGGGATTAATGGCAGGGATTAATGCTCATTTAAAAGTCGCTGAAAAAGAACCGTTTATTTTAAAGCGCTCGGAGGCATACATAGGTGTATTGATAGACGACCTGGTTACAAAAGGTACTGATGAGCCTTACCGTATGTTTACTTCGAGGGCTGAGTACAGGATATTATTAAGGCAGGACAATGCGGATATACGCCTGACACCAAAAGGACATCAACTTGGCTTGGCTAGCGCTGAAAGAATGAAAGCCGTGGAAGAGAAAATAAAAGAATCATCTGAAATTATTCACTACATTAAAAAAGAGAGCATTTCTCCTGAGGAAATGAACCCTCAATTGCAATTGAAAAACTCTGTTCCGCTTACTCAAAAAGTGAAAATGTTTGGCGTACTTGCAAGGCCACAAATAGAGCTTTCTGATTTTATTAAGTCTAGTGTTAAAGTTTCTGATTTCTTTTCTAAATACAATACCCATAGCATAGAACAAGCAGAAATACTAATGAAGTATGAGGGCTATATAGGAAAAGAAAACGAAATGGCAGAGAAGCACACAAGACTTGAAGAGGTTTTACTCCATGAGGACTTCAACTACCATCAACTCACCTCTCTTTCCAACGAAGCAAGAGAGAAGTTCTCTAAAATAAAGCCCAGAACAATCGGCCAGGCTTCCAGAATCAGCGGAATTTCACCTTCAGACATATCAATACTAATTGTTTATTTGGGAAGATAA
- a CDS encoding DUF4175 domain-containing protein gives MATDHKILIEKLDEFIRKYYKNQLVRGGIYSIALVLLFFVSTASLEYFARFETLGRAIVFYSFLSLSALILVKYIFIPLSSLYKLGEIISHEQAAQIIGSHFSNIQDKLLNALQLNKQYNSQKENNLSSDNSPNLLMEASINQKISELKPIPFASAIDLTENKKHLKYALIPLLAIVFILFAAPGVITESTKRLIDYNTYYEKPAPFKFIIQNNSLQSVQHEDFLLEVKVTGDVIPENAYIEFNGSSFKLDKDGKIKFEYLFKNIHKTLKFKLFSDNVYSEEYELSVLPNPIVLDFIVELDYPKYIGRKNETLKNSGDLVIPEGTKVKWTFNTRNTKALRINFNDSVQVFSPSAPDQYTVKHTFFKSASYTVKTANEFLTGKDSVAYAVNVIQDQHPSIEVEERSDSISSRRLYFSGNIKDDYGFTRLSFHYKYLNSDSAKSQKTDLPFNKTLNSNQFFHFWDLGQLTVNAGDEIEYYFEVWDNDGVSGAKSSRTHKRVFKAPSLKEISSNTEKTNQEIKKDLESSLKEARDLQKELNDLNKKLLEKKNLSWDDKKKIEDLINKQQKLQKKIEDIQKQNKENMRQQSEYKKVDEKILEKQEQLQELFKEVLTDEMKEMLKQLEKLLEQLDKDKLQETIDQMKLDNKDIEKELDRSLELFKQLEFDQKLQESIDKLNELAEKQKDLSEKTEDKNNNNEDLKQKQDELNKEFEELKKDLENLEKKNQELESPNPMEDTKKDQQDIENDMKESSDNIEKKKNKKASDSQKGAAKKMEELSQKMEKMQMESEMEQAEEDIDALREILENLVKLSFDQEELMVKLKTTDKNDPQYLKNTQQQKKLKDDSKLIEDSLFALSKRVPQLDAVVNREISSINKNMEKSISHLAERQTPQASAKQQLAMTSVNNLALLLNEVLKQMQEQMGKQKFGEGKCNKPGSSGAPKPSAANMKKMQEKINQQIQKMKEQMEKEEGQKDGGQKKGGKSGGGNSSQELAKIAAQQAALRQQLQKLSQELQKDGKGSGGNLDKISKQMEETETDLVNKNITKETLKRQQEIMTRLLEAENAEREREMDEKRESKQAQNDNFSNPAEFFEYKKLKQKEAELLKTVPPTLSPFYKNKVSDYFNNIEE, from the coding sequence ATGGCAACAGATCATAAAATACTCATTGAAAAACTCGATGAGTTTATAAGAAAATACTACAAAAACCAATTGGTTAGGGGCGGCATATACAGCATTGCCCTGGTATTGCTTTTCTTTGTTTCCACCGCTTCATTAGAATATTTCGCCCGTTTTGAAACCCTGGGGAGAGCCATTGTTTTTTATTCTTTTCTTTCATTATCAGCTCTTATCCTTGTTAAGTACATTTTCATTCCCTTGTCAAGCTTATATAAACTTGGAGAAATAATTTCACATGAACAGGCCGCACAAATTATTGGAAGTCACTTTTCAAATATTCAGGATAAGTTGCTTAATGCCTTGCAACTTAATAAACAATACAATTCTCAAAAGGAAAATAATTTGTCTTCAGATAATTCTCCAAACCTACTTATGGAGGCCAGTATTAATCAGAAAATTTCTGAATTAAAACCAATTCCTTTTGCCTCTGCTATTGATTTAACTGAAAACAAAAAACACCTCAAATATGCACTTATTCCACTTCTTGCAATAGTGTTTATTTTATTTGCAGCTCCCGGGGTAATTACCGAAAGCACAAAAAGACTCATTGATTACAATACTTATTACGAAAAACCTGCACCCTTTAAATTCATTATTCAAAACAACAGCCTTCAATCAGTTCAGCATGAAGATTTTTTATTGGAGGTAAAAGTTACTGGAGATGTTATTCCGGAAAATGCATATATAGAATTTAATGGCAGCAGTTTTAAACTTGATAAAGATGGAAAAATAAAGTTTGAATATTTGTTTAAAAATATCCACAAAACACTCAAGTTCAAACTCTTTTCTGACAATGTATACTCTGAAGAATACGAATTATCCGTATTGCCCAATCCAATTGTACTTGATTTTATTGTGGAACTTGATTATCCAAAATACATAGGACGAAAAAATGAAACCCTGAAAAATTCCGGGGATTTAGTAATACCTGAAGGAACAAAAGTAAAATGGACCTTTAATACAAGAAACACAAAAGCCCTAAGAATAAATTTCAATGACAGTGTTCAGGTTTTTTCACCAAGCGCTCCAGATCAATACACAGTTAAACATACATTTTTCAAAAGTGCCTCCTATACTGTTAAAACAGCAAATGAATTTTTAACAGGAAAGGATTCTGTTGCATATGCAGTAAATGTTATTCAGGATCAGCATCCATCCATTGAGGTGGAAGAGCGCTCCGATTCAATTTCTTCAAGGAGGTTGTATTTTAGCGGGAATATTAAAGACGATTATGGGTTTACCAGATTATCTTTTCATTATAAATATTTGAATTCTGATTCTGCCAAAAGCCAAAAAACCGATCTGCCTTTTAATAAAACACTGAACAGCAATCAATTTTTTCATTTTTGGGACTTAGGACAATTGACGGTAAATGCAGGTGATGAAATTGAATATTATTTTGAGGTTTGGGATAATGATGGTGTAAGCGGTGCTAAGTCATCACGAACCCATAAAAGGGTTTTTAAAGCTCCTTCCCTCAAGGAAATTTCATCTAATACGGAAAAAACCAACCAGGAAATTAAAAAGGATCTGGAATCCAGTTTAAAAGAAGCACGTGATTTGCAAAAAGAACTCAATGATTTGAATAAAAAGTTATTGGAAAAGAAAAACCTTAGCTGGGACGATAAGAAAAAGATTGAAGATCTAATTAACAAGCAGCAAAAACTTCAGAAAAAAATAGAAGATATCCAAAAGCAAAACAAGGAAAACATGCGCCAGCAATCCGAATATAAAAAGGTGGATGAAAAAATTCTTGAAAAACAAGAACAACTACAGGAGCTTTTTAAGGAGGTGCTAACGGATGAAATGAAGGAGATGCTCAAACAACTGGAAAAACTACTGGAACAACTCGACAAGGATAAATTGCAGGAAACAATTGATCAAATGAAGTTGGACAACAAAGACATCGAAAAGGAATTGGATCGTTCCCTGGAGCTTTTTAAACAGCTTGAATTTGACCAAAAACTACAGGAGTCAATAGATAAACTCAATGAATTAGCTGAAAAACAAAAAGATTTATCCGAAAAAACCGAGGATAAAAACAACAACAACGAGGACCTTAAACAAAAGCAAGATGAATTAAATAAAGAGTTTGAAGAACTTAAAAAGGATCTTGAAAACCTTGAAAAAAAGAACCAGGAACTTGAAAGTCCAAATCCTATGGAGGACACAAAAAAAGACCAGCAGGATATAGAAAATGACATGAAGGAGAGCAGTGACAATATTGAAAAAAAGAAAAACAAGAAGGCTTCAGATTCACAAAAAGGAGCTGCAAAAAAAATGGAGGAGCTTTCTCAAAAAATGGAAAAAATGCAGATGGAAAGTGAAATGGAACAGGCTGAGGAGGACATTGATGCACTTAGGGAAATTTTAGAAAATCTTGTTAAGCTCTCCTTTGATCAGGAAGAATTAATGGTTAAGCTTAAAACTACAGATAAGAATGACCCTCAATACCTGAAGAATACCCAGCAACAGAAAAAACTAAAAGATGATTCAAAATTAATAGAAGATAGTTTGTTTGCACTTAGCAAACGTGTGCCACAGCTCGATGCAGTTGTTAACAGGGAGATTAGTTCCATAAATAAAAACATGGAAAAATCAATTTCCCACCTTGCAGAAAGACAAACACCTCAAGCCTCTGCAAAACAGCAACTGGCAATGACATCTGTAAACAACCTTGCATTGCTTTTAAATGAAGTTTTAAAGCAGATGCAAGAGCAAATGGGCAAACAGAAATTCGGTGAAGGAAAATGCAATAAGCCGGGTTCCAGTGGTGCTCCGAAACCTTCTGCGGCAAACATGAAAAAAATGCAGGAAAAAATCAATCAGCAGATCCAGAAAATGAAAGAGCAAATGGAGAAAGAAGAGGGACAAAAGGATGGAGGTCAAAAAAAAGGTGGTAAAAGCGGTGGAGGTAATTCAAGTCAGGAACTGGCTAAAATAGCTGCGCAACAAGCTGCATTAAGACAACAATTGCAAAAACTCTCGCAAGAACTACAAAAGGACGGCAAAGGAAGCGGGGGAAACCTGGATAAAATCAGCAAACAAATGGAAGAAACTGAAACTGACCTGGTAAATAAAAACATTACAAAAGAGACTTTGAAACGCCAGCAGGAAATCATGACACGCTTACTTGAGGCTGAAAATGCTGAACGTGAAAGGGAAATGGATGAAAAAAGAGAATCAAAACAAGCACAAAATGACAATTTTAGTAACCCTGCTGAGTTTTTTGAGTATAAAAAGCTAAAGCAAAAAGAAGCAGAACTCCTTAAAACCGTTCCTCCAACTTTGAGCCCATTCTACAAAAATAAAGTTTCAGACTATTTTAACAATATAGAAGAATAA
- a CDS encoding ATP-binding protein — protein sequence MDKQTIEFSALPDNIILVEKLIDQICSEYKINEDHYGNILVTLTEAVNNAIYHGNKSNPDKKVFISFKAINNELFFTIKDEGTGFDFNNLPDPTDPLNIEKPNGRGVFLMRHLSDAIEFKDNGTTVNIKFSCCN from the coding sequence ATGGACAAACAAACAATTGAATTTTCAGCTTTGCCTGATAATATAATATTGGTTGAAAAGCTAATTGATCAAATATGTTCAGAATATAAAATTAATGAAGATCATTATGGCAACATTTTGGTCACTTTAACCGAGGCTGTAAACAATGCCATTTATCATGGCAACAAATCAAACCCCGATAAAAAAGTTTTCATCTCTTTTAAAGCCATCAACAATGAATTATTCTTTACTATAAAAGATGAGGGAACTGGTTTTGATTTCAACAACCTGCCTGATCCTACCGATCCATTAAACATTGAAAAACCAAATGGAAGAGGCGTTTTTTTAATGAGGCATCTTTCTGACGCAATTGAATTTAAAGACAATGGAACCACCGTTAACATTAAATTTAGTTGTTGTAATTAA